A portion of the Streptomyces erythrochromogenes genome contains these proteins:
- a CDS encoding TAXI family TRAP transporter solute-binding subunit: MPLVPPRISRRHALRVLVAVLAVLGVLTWWLKPFGESRPEGELTFSTGARTGVYHRYGQLLQQALWQDMPGVDVTLMTSEGSQENLKRLATGEADFTVATADAVAKYRLDGKPGADLLRGCARLYDDYVQLVVPAGSPVQSARDLRGKRVAIGQPGSGVRLVTERLLTAAGIDPILDITPVSIGIDTMPTELEAGRIDAFFWSGGLPTNAVKELSERFDIRLVQLGDLVEELQESGSPARYYRTAVMPQDAYSRTRNTSAVTTLAVPNLLVTTAKTDPGLTEQLTRTVIASRDKVGRAVHAAQLVDLRTAIYTDPLELHEGAGRYYRSVKP, translated from the coding sequence ATGCCTCTCGTACCGCCCCGGATCAGCAGGCGCCACGCCCTGCGGGTCCTGGTGGCCGTACTCGCCGTGCTCGGCGTCCTCACGTGGTGGCTGAAGCCCTTCGGGGAGTCGCGGCCGGAGGGCGAGCTGACCTTCAGCACGGGCGCGCGGACCGGTGTCTACCACCGGTACGGACAGCTCCTGCAGCAGGCGCTCTGGCAGGACATGCCCGGGGTGGACGTCACGCTGATGACCAGCGAGGGCTCGCAGGAGAACCTGAAGCGGCTGGCCACCGGTGAGGCGGACTTCACCGTGGCCACGGCGGACGCGGTCGCCAAGTACCGGCTCGACGGGAAGCCCGGCGCGGACCTGCTGCGCGGATGCGCGCGGCTCTACGACGACTACGTGCAGCTGGTGGTGCCGGCCGGGTCCCCGGTGCAGTCGGCGCGGGACCTGCGGGGCAAGCGGGTGGCGATCGGCCAGCCCGGTTCCGGGGTGCGGCTCGTCACGGAGCGGTTGCTCACCGCGGCCGGCATCGACCCCATTCTGGACATCACGCCGGTGTCCATCGGCATCGACACCATGCCGACCGAGCTGGAGGCGGGCCGGATCGACGCCTTCTTCTGGTCGGGCGGCCTGCCGACGAACGCGGTGAAGGAGCTGTCCGAGCGCTTCGACATCCGGCTCGTGCAGCTCGGCGACCTGGTGGAGGAGCTCCAGGAGAGCGGCAGCCCGGCGCGCTACTACCGGACGGCCGTCATGCCGCAGGACGCGTACAGCCGGACGCGCAACACCAGCGCCGTGACCACCCTGGCCGTGCCGAACCTGCTGGTGACCACGGCCAAGACCGACCCCGGGCTGACCGAGCAGCTGACCCGGACGGTGATCGCCAGCCGCGACAAGGTCGGGCGCGCGGTGCACGCGGCGCAGCTGGTGGACCTGCGCACGGCGATCTACACCGATCCCCTGGAGCTCCACGAGGGAGCCGGCCGGTACTACCGGTCCGTCAAGCCCTGA
- a CDS encoding class III extradiol ring-cleavage dioxygenase family protein: MLVAAAVCPAPPLLVPEVAAGAAAELGDARTACSDALAVLAASRPDLLVVVAAAAEGGGYDQGTPGSFAGFGVDLTVTLGPDLGEPPSGHATGATLPASLAVAGWLLGQARWAAAPVAGVAVAEDLPPSGCGLLGADLGRSADRVAMLVLGDGSACRTLKAPGYLDERAAGFDAAAARALGAADAAALAAIDAGLAAELQAAGRAPWQVLAGAAEGADLAGRLLYEDAPYGVGYFVATWS; encoded by the coding sequence ATGCTCGTAGCCGCCGCCGTCTGCCCCGCCCCGCCGCTGCTCGTGCCGGAGGTCGCCGCGGGCGCCGCCGCCGAACTCGGCGACGCCCGCACCGCCTGCTCCGACGCGCTCGCGGTGCTCGCCGCCTCCCGGCCCGATCTGCTGGTCGTGGTCGCAGCCGCCGCCGAGGGCGGCGGATACGACCAGGGCACCCCCGGCAGCTTCGCCGGCTTCGGCGTGGACCTGACCGTCACCCTGGGCCCCGACCTGGGCGAACCGCCGAGCGGCCACGCCACCGGAGCCACCCTCCCGGCTTCCCTCGCGGTGGCCGGCTGGCTGCTCGGGCAGGCCCGCTGGGCAGCCGCCCCCGTCGCGGGTGTGGCCGTCGCCGAGGACCTGCCCCCGAGTGGCTGCGGCCTCCTCGGCGCGGACCTGGGCCGTTCCGCCGATCGCGTGGCCATGCTGGTCCTCGGGGACGGCAGCGCCTGCCGCACCCTCAAGGCCCCCGGCTACCTGGACGAGCGCGCCGCCGGCTTCGACGCCGCCGCCGCACGCGCGCTGGGCGCCGCCGACGCGGCAGCGCTCGCAGCGATCGACGCCGGGCTCGCGGCCGAGCTCCAGGCCGCCGGCCGGGCCCCCTGGCAGGTGCTGGCCGGCGCCGCCGAGGGCGCGGACCTCGCCGGACGGCTGCTGTACGAGGACGCCCCGTACGGCGTCGGGTACTTCGTCGCCACTTGGTCGTAG
- a CDS encoding LacI family DNA-binding transcriptional regulator, whose amino-acid sequence MRQAMVRRPTIKDIARRAGVSESAVSFALNDRPGVSKDTRARIRFVAEELGWQANSAARALSGERSGAVGLVLARPAHTLGVESFFLQLVSGIQEVLAAARTALLFQVVEDVDAECAVYRRWWAERRVDGVLVVDPRTGDPRPALLAELGLPAVTIGEPGPPAEPARVPGPAKVPGSSAVPAPAPVSSVRADDAGAMAQVLEHLHGLGHRRIVHIAGLPGLAHTVRRMESLRAEAERRGLGPDHVRSVVTDYSDAEGAAATRRVLAQPQAPTALVYDNDVMAVAGSAVAAELGIPVPDRLSIVAWDDSALCRVTHPRLTALVRDTAGFGRLAAEELLSVLAGGPPGVRESERPRLEPRDSTAPPPAHTDS is encoded by the coding sequence ATGAGGCAGGCCATGGTCCGCAGACCCACGATCAAGGACATCGCCAGACGGGCCGGAGTGTCGGAGAGCGCCGTCTCCTTCGCGCTCAACGACCGGCCGGGCGTCTCGAAGGACACCCGGGCCCGGATCCGCTTCGTCGCCGAGGAACTCGGCTGGCAGGCCAACAGCGCCGCCCGCGCCCTGTCCGGCGAACGCTCCGGAGCCGTCGGGCTCGTCCTGGCCCGCCCCGCGCACACCCTCGGCGTCGAGTCCTTCTTCCTGCAGCTCGTCTCGGGCATCCAGGAGGTCCTCGCCGCGGCCCGGACCGCCCTGCTGTTCCAGGTCGTCGAGGACGTGGACGCCGAATGCGCGGTCTACCGCCGCTGGTGGGCCGAACGGCGGGTGGACGGCGTGCTCGTCGTCGACCCGCGTACGGGGGACCCCCGCCCCGCGCTCCTGGCGGAGCTGGGCCTGCCCGCGGTCACCATCGGCGAGCCCGGCCCCCCGGCCGAGCCCGCGCGGGTCCCCGGGCCCGCGAAGGTCCCCGGATCCTCGGCGGTCCCCGCCCCTGCGCCCGTCTCCTCGGTCCGGGCCGACGACGCGGGTGCGATGGCCCAGGTCCTGGAACACCTCCACGGGCTGGGCCACCGCCGGATCGTCCACATCGCGGGGCTCCCCGGCCTCGCGCACACGGTCCGCAGGATGGAGTCCCTGCGGGCCGAGGCCGAGCGCCGCGGCCTCGGCCCCGACCACGTGCGCTCGGTGGTCACCGACTACTCCGACGCCGAGGGCGCGGCCGCCACCCGCCGGGTCCTCGCCCAGCCGCAGGCCCCGACCGCGCTCGTCTACGACAACGACGTGATGGCCGTCGCCGGCAGCGCGGTCGCCGCCGAGCTGGGCATCCCCGTGCCGGACCGGCTGTCGATCGTCGCCTGGGACGACTCCGCGCTGTGCCGGGTCACCCACCCCCGCCTCACCGCCCTCGTCCGCGACACGGCCGGCTTCGGAAGGCTGGCCGCCGAGGAACTCCTGTCCGTACTCGCCGGGGGTCCGCCCGGGGTCCGCGAGAGCGAGCGACCGAGGCTGGAGCCCCGCGACAGCACGGCGCCGCCCCCGGCGCATACTGATTCCTGA
- the miaB gene encoding tRNA (N6-isopentenyl adenosine(37)-C2)-methylthiotransferase MiaB → MTSSDRSQAVDEKRSYEVRTYGCQMNVHDSERLSGLLEDAGYVRAPEGSDGDADVVVFNTCAVRENADNKLYGNLGRLAPMKTKRPGMQIAVGGCLAQKDRDTIVKKAPWVDVVFGTHNIGKLPVLLERARIQEEAQVEIAESLEAFPSTLPTRRESAYAAWVSISVGCNNTCTFCIVPALRGKEEDRRPGDILAEVEALVAEGVSEITLLGQNVNAYGSDLGDREAFSKLLRACGEIEGLERVRFTSPHPRDFTDDVIAAMAETPNVMPQLHMPMQSGSDPILKAMRRSYRQERFLGIIEKVRAAIPHAAISTDIIVGFPGETEEDFQQTMHAVREARFANAFTFQYSKRPGTPAADMDGQIPKEVVQERYMRLVALQEEISWDENKKQVGRTLEVMVAEGEGRKDGATHRLSGRAPDNRLVHFTKPEAEVRPGDVVTVDITYAAPHHLLAEGPTLTVRRTRAGDAWEKRNAAPAEPAGVMLGIPTLGVPAPLPAVASGCSVPASS, encoded by the coding sequence ATGACCAGCAGCGACCGGAGCCAGGCAGTGGACGAGAAGCGAAGCTACGAGGTGCGCACCTACGGGTGCCAGATGAACGTGCACGACTCGGAGCGGCTCTCCGGTCTGCTGGAGGACGCCGGCTACGTCCGCGCGCCCGAGGGCTCCGACGGCGACGCCGACGTCGTGGTCTTCAACACCTGCGCGGTCCGCGAGAACGCCGACAACAAGCTGTACGGCAACCTCGGCCGGCTCGCCCCGATGAAGACGAAGCGCCCCGGCATGCAGATCGCCGTCGGCGGCTGCCTCGCCCAGAAGGACCGCGACACGATCGTCAAGAAGGCCCCCTGGGTCGACGTCGTCTTCGGTACGCACAACATCGGCAAGCTCCCCGTGCTGCTGGAGCGCGCCCGCATCCAGGAGGAGGCGCAGGTCGAGATCGCCGAGTCGCTGGAGGCCTTCCCCTCCACGCTCCCGACCCGCCGCGAATCCGCGTACGCCGCATGGGTCTCGATCTCCGTCGGCTGCAACAACACCTGCACCTTCTGCATCGTCCCGGCGCTGCGCGGCAAGGAGGAGGACCGCCGGCCCGGCGACATCCTCGCCGAGGTCGAGGCCCTGGTCGCCGAGGGCGTCTCGGAGATCACCCTGCTCGGCCAGAACGTGAACGCGTACGGCTCCGACCTGGGCGACCGCGAGGCCTTCAGCAAGCTGCTGCGCGCCTGCGGCGAGATCGAGGGCCTGGAGCGGGTCCGCTTCACCTCCCCGCACCCGCGCGACTTCACGGACGACGTGATCGCGGCCATGGCCGAGACCCCGAACGTGATGCCGCAGCTGCACATGCCGATGCAGTCCGGCTCGGACCCGATCCTGAAGGCGATGCGCCGCTCGTACCGCCAGGAGCGCTTCCTGGGCATCATCGAGAAGGTCCGTGCCGCGATCCCGCACGCCGCGATCTCCACCGACATCATCGTGGGCTTCCCCGGTGAGACGGAGGAGGACTTCCAGCAGACGATGCACGCGGTGCGCGAGGCCCGCTTCGCGAACGCCTTCACCTTCCAGTACTCCAAGCGGCCCGGCACCCCGGCTGCCGACATGGACGGGCAGATCCCCAAGGAGGTCGTGCAGGAGCGGTACATGCGCCTGGTCGCCCTCCAGGAGGAGATCTCCTGGGACGAGAACAAGAAGCAGGTCGGCCGCACGCTGGAGGTCATGGTCGCGGAGGGCGAGGGCCGCAAGGACGGCGCCACGCACCGCCTGTCCGGCCGCGCCCCCGACAACCGCCTGGTCCACTTCACGAAGCCGGAGGCGGAGGTCCGCCCGGGCGACGTGGTCACCGTGGACATCACCTACGCCGCCCCGCACCACCTGCTGGCCGAGGGTCCGACCCTGACCGTGCGCCGCACCCGCGCCGGCGACGCCTGGGAGAAGCGCAACGCCGCCCCGGCCGAGCCTGCGGGCGTCATGCTGGGCATCCCGACGCTGGGCGTTCCGGCACCCCTGCCGGCCGTCGCCTCCGGCTGCTCGGTGCCCGCCTCCTCCTGA
- the dapF gene encoding diaminopimelate epimerase produces MTQTTLSFLKGHGTENDFVIVPDPDNAIELPASAVAKLCDRRAGIGGDGVLHVVRSAAHPEAAHLADEAEWFMDYRNSDGSVAEMCGNGVRVFARYLQYAGHVEPGDLAVATRGGIKRVHLDKGGDVTVSMGRAAFPEGEVTVSVGPRSWPARNVNMGNPHAVAFVESLDDAGNLFTAPPFSPASAYPTGVNVEFVVDRGPRHVAMRVHERGSGETRSCGTGACAVAVAAIRRDGADPAATGEPATYTVDLPGGTLVITEHPDGQIDMTGPAVIVAAGEFDEAWLTETAFS; encoded by the coding sequence GTGACGCAGACCACCCTCTCCTTCCTCAAGGGCCACGGCACCGAGAACGACTTCGTGATCGTTCCGGACCCGGACAACGCCATCGAGCTGCCCGCGTCCGCCGTCGCGAAGCTCTGCGACCGGCGCGCCGGCATCGGCGGCGACGGGGTCCTCCACGTCGTCCGGTCCGCCGCGCACCCCGAGGCGGCGCACCTGGCCGACGAGGCGGAGTGGTTCATGGACTACCGCAACAGCGACGGCTCCGTCGCCGAGATGTGCGGCAACGGCGTGCGCGTCTTCGCCCGCTACCTCCAGTACGCCGGCCACGTCGAGCCGGGGGACCTCGCCGTCGCCACCCGCGGCGGCATCAAGCGCGTGCACCTCGACAAGGGGGGCGACGTCACCGTCTCCATGGGCCGTGCCGCGTTCCCCGAGGGCGAGGTCACCGTCAGCGTCGGACCGCGCAGCTGGCCCGCCCGCAACGTGAACATGGGGAACCCGCACGCGGTCGCGTTCGTCGAAAGCCTCGACGACGCAGGGAACCTGTTCACCGCCCCGCCGTTCAGCCCGGCGTCCGCCTACCCGACGGGTGTCAATGTCGAGTTCGTCGTCGACCGCGGCCCCCGGCACGTCGCCATGCGCGTCCACGAGCGCGGCTCCGGCGAGACCCGCTCCTGCGGCACCGGCGCCTGCGCCGTAGCCGTGGCCGCCATCCGCCGCGACGGCGCGGACCCCGCCGCCACCGGCGAACCGGCCACGTACACCGTCGACCTCCCCGGCGGAACGCTCGTCATCACCGAACACCCCGACGGGCAGATCGACATGACCGGACCGGCCGTCATCGTGGCCGCCGGTGAGTTCGACGAAGCCTGGCTCACCGAAACGGCTTTCTCCTGA
- a CDS encoding ROK family protein: protein MAIDIGGTKIAGALVQPDGTMTATTRRPTPRGVDAEGVMAAVAEVVADLSGSPLWSSAVRCGIGSAGPVDTSRGTVSPVNIGAWRDFPVQERIAAELAARGAELPTVLAGDGVAMTAAEHWLGAARGYANALCMVVSTGVGGGLILNNQLHPGPTGNAGHIGHISVAFDGEPCVCGGRGCVESIASGTAIARWAREQGWTPSAGSGPGGSGGPDGADGPGTARDATAAGVAAAAAQGDPIALAAFDRAGRALAAAIAASATLVETDIAVLGGGVAAAGDTLFGPIRTHLAQYATLSFVQELQVVPATLGTHAGLIGAAAAATMLLPPSASSEPSSAPAPTA, encoded by the coding sequence GTGGCGATCGACATCGGCGGCACGAAGATCGCCGGGGCGCTGGTGCAGCCCGACGGCACGATGACGGCCACCACCCGTCGCCCCACCCCGCGCGGAGTGGACGCCGAAGGCGTCATGGCGGCGGTCGCCGAGGTCGTCGCCGACCTGTCCGGGTCACCGCTGTGGTCTTCCGCGGTCCGCTGCGGGATCGGCAGCGCCGGCCCGGTGGACACCTCCCGGGGCACGGTCAGCCCGGTCAACATCGGGGCGTGGCGGGACTTCCCCGTCCAGGAGCGGATCGCGGCGGAGCTCGCGGCGCGCGGGGCCGAACTGCCGACCGTACTGGCCGGTGACGGGGTGGCGATGACCGCGGCCGAGCACTGGCTGGGGGCGGCCCGCGGCTACGCGAACGCCCTGTGCATGGTGGTCTCCACGGGCGTCGGCGGCGGCCTGATCCTGAACAACCAGCTTCACCCCGGTCCCACCGGCAACGCGGGCCACATCGGCCACATCAGCGTGGCCTTCGACGGCGAGCCGTGCGTCTGCGGCGGCCGCGGCTGCGTCGAGTCGATCGCCTCCGGCACGGCGATCGCCCGCTGGGCCCGTGAGCAGGGCTGGACCCCGTCGGCGGGCTCCGGACCGGGCGGTTCCGGCGGCCCGGACGGCGCCGACGGCCCGGGCACCGCGCGCGACGCCACGGCGGCGGGCGTGGCCGCGGCCGCCGCGCAGGGGGACCCGATCGCACTGGCCGCCTTCGACCGCGCCGGCCGCGCCCTGGCCGCCGCCATCGCGGCCAGCGCCACCCTCGTGGAAACGGACATCGCGGTCCTCGGAGGCGGAGTGGCCGCCGCGGGGGACACCCTCTTCGGCCCGATCCGCACCCACCTCGCGCAGTACGCCACGCTCTCCTTCGTCCAGGAGCTCCAGGTGGTGCCGGCGACCCTGGGCACCCACGCGGGCCTGATCGGCGCGGCCGCGGCGGCGACGATGCTGCTGCCCCCGTCCGCGTCCTCGGAGCCCTCGTCCGCGCCCGCCCCCACCGCGTGA
- a CDS encoding gliding motility protein — protein sequence MTEEVAAPAPAAESGVAEEAEPAVAESEPVEAVEIPKQQSAEVAADSEAGEGART from the coding sequence GTGACCGAGGAGGTCGCGGCCCCGGCTCCGGCGGCGGAGTCCGGTGTGGCCGAGGAGGCCGAGCCTGCTGTTGCGGAGAGCGAGCCGGTGGAAGCCGTGGAGATTCCGAAGCAGCAGTCGGCGGAGGTGGCCGCGGACAGCGAGGCCGGCGAGGGCGCCCGTACGTAG
- a CDS encoding antitoxin codes for MGLLDNLKAKLAPAKGKVGDLAHQHEGRISEGLDKVAKAVDSKTKGKYSGQITSGTGKAKDALGKIAHKDAPGGPTPPAAP; via the coding sequence ATGGGCCTGCTGGACAATCTGAAGGCCAAGCTCGCTCCGGCGAAGGGCAAGGTCGGCGATCTCGCGCACCAGCACGAGGGCAGGATCAGCGAGGGTCTGGACAAGGTCGCCAAGGCCGTGGACTCCAAGACCAAGGGCAAGTACAGCGGCCAGATCACGAGCGGGACGGGCAAGGCGAAGGACGCCCTGGGGAAGATCGCGCACAAGGACGCCCCCGGCGGGCCGACGCCGCCGGCGGCCCCCTGA
- the miaA gene encoding tRNA (adenosine(37)-N6)-dimethylallyltransferase MiaA, whose amino-acid sequence MRKAAPAPRVIAVVGPTAAGKSDLGVALARRFDGEVVNADSMQLYRGMDIGTAKLTTEERGGVPHHLLDIWDVTDTANVAEYQRLARLEIDKLLAEGRTPVLVGGSGLYVRGALDVMEFPGTDPEVRARLEEEVTLRGPGALHARLAAADPEAARAILPSNGRRIVRALEVIEITGKPFTANLPGHESVYDTVQIGVDVARPELDERIALRVDRMWEDGLVDEVRALEARGLRDGITASRALGYQQVLAALAGECTEDEARAETVRATKRFARRQDSWFRRDPRVHWLSGAAADRAELPGLAESLVERAVTA is encoded by the coding sequence GTGAGGAAAGCAGCCCCCGCCCCGCGGGTCATCGCCGTCGTCGGTCCCACCGCGGCCGGAAAGTCCGACCTGGGCGTAGCCCTGGCCCGCCGGTTCGACGGCGAAGTCGTCAACGCCGACTCCATGCAGCTGTACCGGGGGATGGACATCGGCACCGCCAAGCTGACGACCGAGGAGCGCGGCGGTGTCCCGCACCACCTCCTCGACATCTGGGACGTCACCGACACCGCCAACGTCGCCGAGTACCAGCGGCTGGCCCGCCTGGAGATCGACAAACTGCTCGCCGAGGGCCGCACCCCCGTCCTCGTCGGCGGATCCGGCCTGTACGTCCGGGGAGCCCTGGACGTCATGGAGTTCCCCGGCACCGACCCCGAGGTCCGCGCCCGGCTGGAGGAAGAGGTCACGCTCCGCGGCCCCGGCGCCCTGCACGCCCGCCTCGCCGCCGCCGACCCGGAGGCCGCCCGGGCCATCCTGCCGAGCAACGGCCGGCGCATCGTCCGCGCGCTGGAGGTCATCGAGATCACCGGCAAGCCGTTCACCGCGAACCTGCCCGGCCACGAGTCCGTCTACGACACCGTCCAGATCGGCGTCGACGTGGCCCGGCCCGAGCTCGACGAGCGGATCGCGCTGCGCGTCGACCGGATGTGGGAGGACGGGCTGGTGGACGAGGTCCGCGCGCTGGAGGCCCGCGGGCTGCGCGACGGGATCACCGCCTCCAGGGCACTGGGCTACCAGCAGGTGCTGGCCGCGCTCGCCGGCGAGTGCACCGAGGACGAGGCCAGGGCGGAGACCGTTCGGGCGACCAAGCGGTTCGCCCGCCGCCAGGACTCCTGGTTCCGCCGCGATCCGCGCGTCCACTGGCTCAGCGGGGCCGCCGCAGACCGGGCGGAACTCCCCGGACTCGCCGAGTCGTTGGTCGAACGAGCGGTTACAGCCTGA
- a CDS encoding RelA/SpoT family protein yields the protein MSAEATNPEAHPEARPELRRRGRSRLDLRRLGRAALLGPTSRDRLPDAIGHVAEAHRAHHPDADMSILRRAYLLAESSHRGQMRKSGEPYITHPLAVTLILAELGAETTTLTASLLHDTVEDTDVTLDQVRAEFGDEVCFIVDGVTKVEKIDYGAAAEPETFRKMLVATGNDVRVMSIKLADRLHNMRTLGVMRPEKQARIAKVTRDVLIPLAERLGVQALKTELEDLVFAILHPEEYEGTRALIAAHAGERDPLPGIADSVRTVLREAGIGAEVQVRPRHFVSVHRIARSRGELRGSDFGRILVLVGENADCYAVLGELHTCFTPVVSEFKDFIATPKFNLYQSLHTAVATPEGYVAEVIVRTRQMHRVAEAGVVALGNPYATATPDAAPDPDEERVDPTRPGWLSRLLDWQQSAPDPDTFWTVLRAELAQDREITVFRADGGTLGLPAGASCIDAAYAQHGEAAHGCIGARVNGRLTSLSSSLSDGDTVQLLLAQDASSGPSAEWLDHARTPAARIAISRWLESHPDRAMATTTAARAPLSVVGVRGGGANAVADLPDATVRLAGCCTPVPPDAVAGFLVRGGAVTVHRIQCAAVAQMRAVGRTSVAVHWRATADCRVTLLAESFGRPHLLADLTEAIAREGVEVVSATVEPPVEGRVRHTYTLQLPDAAGLPALMRAMRDVPGVYDVSRA from the coding sequence ATGAGTGCAGAGGCCACGAACCCCGAAGCACACCCCGAAGCGCGCCCTGAGCTCCGCAGACGGGGCCGGAGCAGGCTCGATCTGCGCCGGCTCGGGCGCGCTGCACTGCTCGGGCCGACGTCCCGGGACCGGCTCCCGGACGCGATCGGCCACGTCGCAGAGGCCCACCGCGCCCATCATCCGGACGCCGATATGTCCATTCTGCGACGCGCTTACCTCCTCGCGGAGAGCTCCCACCGCGGCCAGATGCGAAAAAGTGGTGAGCCGTACATCACACATCCGCTCGCCGTAACCCTGATCCTCGCCGAACTGGGCGCCGAAACCACCACCTTGACGGCCTCTCTGCTCCACGACACCGTCGAGGACACGGACGTGACCCTCGATCAGGTCCGCGCCGAGTTCGGCGACGAGGTCTGCTTCATCGTCGACGGCGTCACCAAGGTCGAGAAGATCGACTACGGCGCCGCCGCCGAACCGGAGACCTTCCGCAAGATGCTGGTCGCCACCGGCAACGACGTCCGCGTGATGTCCATCAAACTCGCCGACCGGCTGCACAACATGCGCACCCTGGGCGTGATGCGTCCCGAGAAACAGGCCCGCATCGCCAAGGTCACCCGCGACGTCCTGATCCCGCTGGCCGAACGGCTCGGCGTACAGGCCCTCAAGACCGAACTGGAAGACCTCGTCTTCGCGATCCTGCACCCCGAGGAGTACGAGGGCACACGCGCCCTCATCGCGGCCCACGCCGGCGAACGCGACCCGCTGCCCGGCATCGCCGACTCGGTGCGCACCGTCCTGCGAGAGGCGGGCATCGGCGCCGAAGTGCAGGTCCGGCCGCGGCACTTCGTCTCCGTGCACCGGATCGCCCGCTCGCGGGGCGAGCTGCGCGGCTCCGACTTCGGCCGCATCCTCGTGCTCGTCGGCGAGAACGCCGACTGCTACGCCGTCCTGGGGGAGCTGCACACCTGCTTCACCCCGGTCGTCTCGGAGTTCAAGGACTTCATCGCCACCCCGAAGTTCAACCTCTACCAGTCCCTCCACACCGCCGTGGCCACTCCCGAGGGTTACGTGGCCGAGGTCATCGTGCGCACCCGGCAGATGCACCGCGTCGCCGAGGCCGGCGTGGTGGCGCTCGGCAACCCGTACGCCACCGCCACACCGGACGCCGCCCCCGACCCGGACGAGGAGCGGGTGGACCCCACCCGGCCCGGCTGGCTGTCCAGGCTGCTCGACTGGCAGCAGTCCGCCCCCGACCCCGACACCTTCTGGACCGTGCTCCGCGCCGAGCTGGCGCAGGACCGGGAGATCACCGTGTTCCGGGCCGACGGGGGCACGCTGGGCCTCCCGGCCGGGGCCAGCTGTATCGACGCCGCCTACGCGCAGCACGGCGAGGCGGCCCACGGCTGTATCGGCGCCCGCGTGAACGGGCGCCTCACCTCCCTGTCCTCGTCGCTGTCCGACGGGGACACAGTCCAGCTCCTGCTCGCGCAGGACGCCTCCTCCGGCCCCTCCGCCGAGTGGCTGGACCACGCCCGGACGCCCGCCGCCCGCATCGCCATCAGCAGGTGGCTGGAGTCCCATCCGGACCGCGCCATGGCCACCACGACGGCCGCGCGGGCGCCGCTGTCGGTCGTCGGAGTCCGGGGCGGCGGGGCCAACGCCGTGGCCGACCTGCCCGACGCCACCGTCCGGCTGGCCGGGTGCTGCACCCCGGTCCCGCCGGACGCCGTCGCCGGCTTCCTGGTACGCGGCGGCGCGGTCACCGTGCACCGCATCCAGTGCGCGGCCGTGGCGCAGATGCGCGCCGTGGGCCGCACCTCCGTCGCCGTGCACTGGCGGGCCACGGCGGACTGCCGGGTGACCCTGCTCGCTGAATCGTTCGGCCGCCCGCACCTGCTGGCCGACCTGACCGAGGCCATCGCCCGCGAGGGCGTCGAGGTGGTCTCCGCCACCGTCGAACCCCCGGTCGAGGGGCGGGTCCGGCACACCTACACCCTCCAGCTGCCCGACGCGGCCGGGCTCCCCGCGCTGATGCGCGCCATGCGGGACGTGCCGGGCGTCTACGACGTCAGCCGCGCGTAG